In one Candidatus Eisenbacteria bacterium genomic region, the following are encoded:
- a CDS encoding glycosyltransferase family 2 protein — protein sequence MSAAPTTPSGQATGFSVTLTCYNAAWCVERALDSVFAQTRTPSEVLVTDDGSTDDTVARIRARYGDRVRLLEMPHRGLTPTRQAAIAAAAGPWVALLDADDWWFPNKLECQVAFLEAHPE from the coding sequence ATGAGCGCCGCGCCGACCACGCCGAGCGGGCAGGCCACGGGCTTCAGCGTCACGCTGACCTGCTACAACGCCGCATGGTGCGTCGAGCGCGCGCTCGACAGCGTGTTCGCCCAGACACGGACGCCTTCGGAGGTGCTGGTCACCGACGACGGCTCGACGGACGACACGGTGGCGCGGATCCGCGCGCGCTACGGCGATCGCGTGCGGCTGCTCGAGATGCCGCATCGCGGGCTCACGCCGACGCGCCAGGCCGCGATCGCCGCCGCGGCCGGACCGTGGGTGGCTCTGCTCGACGCCGACGACTGGTGGTTCCCGAACAAGCTCGAGTGCCAGGTCGCGTTCCTCGAGGCGCACCCCGAGG